The following proteins come from a genomic window of Pirellula staleyi DSM 6068:
- a CDS encoding sulfur transferase domain-containing protein — MKLNLPTLPIPRKLAARLSTITAAIALALTQLMFAQEPPMGPASPIKDSTLEVLFQLTERIYSGSEPSTEEHFAELAKRGIKTIVSVDGAEPNLALAQKYGLSYIHLPMGYGGMGREQTLKIARAMEIAQGPVMLHCHHGKHRGPSAAAVACIAEKKWTNDQAAQWLKQVGTSPSYRQMIADVQSFTLPTTEEKAAMPRELPSKVAPPPLVDSMVQISHAWEELAAIGKPPKAGTLATKAELMHYADESLQLMEQFVELARDPTIATLPEPFQVELKKSVEAATTLQTSLADLAKSDQLDTTKLADLPKLHSAIGTSCKACHTLYRDNSGAQAKP, encoded by the coding sequence ATGAAACTGAACCTCCCCACCCTTCCAATACCTCGCAAACTTGCCGCCCGCCTGTCAACAATTACCGCCGCTATTGCCTTGGCATTGACACAACTAATGTTTGCTCAAGAGCCGCCGATGGGGCCGGCGAGTCCGATAAAGGATTCGACGCTGGAGGTACTGTTTCAGCTGACCGAACGGATCTACAGCGGAAGCGAGCCAAGCACCGAGGAGCATTTTGCGGAGCTGGCCAAACGCGGAATAAAAACGATTGTGAGTGTCGACGGTGCCGAACCGAACCTTGCGCTAGCCCAGAAATATGGGCTGAGCTACATCCACCTGCCGATGGGCTACGGTGGAATGGGGCGCGAGCAGACGCTGAAAATCGCTCGCGCGATGGAGATCGCCCAGGGACCGGTGATGCTCCACTGCCATCACGGGAAGCATCGCGGCCCCTCGGCTGCGGCGGTCGCCTGCATTGCCGAAAAGAAATGGACCAACGACCAAGCTGCACAGTGGCTCAAGCAGGTCGGCACTTCCCCGAGCTATCGGCAAATGATCGCCGATGTGCAGAGCTTCACCCTTCCCACCACGGAAGAAAAAGCAGCGATGCCGCGCGAGCTGCCAAGCAAAGTTGCGCCACCACCACTGGTCGATTCGATGGTGCAGATCTCGCACGCTTGGGAAGAACTCGCCGCGATTGGCAAGCCACCGAAAGCTGGCACACTGGCGACAAAAGCGGAGCTCATGCACTACGCCGACGAGTCGCTGCAGCTGATGGAGCAGTTTGTGGAACTCGCCCGCGATCCAACGATTGCCACCCTGCCCGAGCCGTTTCAAGTCGAGCTGAAAAAAAGTGTCGAGGCCGCAACAACGCTGCAGACGTCGCTCGCAGACCTCGCGAAATCCGACCAACTCGACACCACCAAGCTGGCCGATCTACCGAAGCTTCACTCCGCCATCGGCACCAGCTGCAAAGCCTGCCACACGCTCTATCGTGATAATAGCGGCGCTCAAGCCAAGCCATAG
- a CDS encoding alpha/beta hydrolase: MATMIMQDGTSIYYKDWGAGQPVVFCHGWPLSSDSWESQMFHLASHGFRCIAHDRRGHGRSSQPWHGNEMDTYADDLATLVEALDLKEIILVGFSTGGGEATRYIGRHGTQRVAKVALVSSVPPLMLKTDTNPDGLPREVFDEIRAGSLKDRSQLYLDIASGPFFGFNRPGTNPSQGMIDSFWMQGMMGGHKNTYDSIKAFSETDFREDLKKFDIPTLVVHGDDDQIVPIVAAGRATARLVPHAKLIVYSGAPHGITDTHKDQLNADLLAFASS, encoded by the coding sequence ATGGCCACGATGATCATGCAGGATGGGACGAGCATCTACTACAAGGATTGGGGCGCGGGACAGCCGGTGGTGTTTTGTCACGGCTGGCCACTCTCGAGCGACAGCTGGGAGTCGCAGATGTTTCACCTGGCATCGCACGGCTTTCGCTGCATCGCGCACGATCGCCGTGGACATGGCCGATCGAGTCAGCCTTGGCATGGGAACGAAATGGACACCTATGCCGACGATCTCGCCACACTCGTTGAGGCGCTCGATCTGAAAGAAATCATCCTTGTCGGTTTCTCGACTGGTGGTGGCGAGGCAACTCGCTACATCGGACGTCATGGCACTCAGCGTGTCGCGAAGGTGGCGCTCGTTTCGTCGGTGCCGCCACTCATGCTAAAGACCGACACCAACCCCGATGGTTTGCCTCGGGAAGTGTTCGATGAGATTCGCGCCGGGTCGCTCAAGGATCGATCGCAGCTGTATCTCGATATCGCCAGTGGTCCGTTCTTTGGATTCAATCGCCCAGGGACCAATCCGTCGCAAGGGATGATTGATTCGTTCTGGATGCAGGGGATGATGGGAGGGCACAAGAATACGTACGACAGTATCAAGGCCTTTTCAGAAACCGACTTCCGCGAAGATCTGAAAAAGTTCGACATCCCGACACTCGTGGTGCATGGCGACGACGATCAGATCGTGCCCATTGTGGCAGCCGGTCGCGCTACAGCGCGGCTGGTGCCGCATGCAAAGTTAATCGTGTACTCCGGTGCTCCGCACGGCATTACCGACACCCATAAAGACCAGCTCAACGCCGACTTGCTCGCGTTTGCCAGCAGCTGA
- a CDS encoding SMC-Scp complex subunit ScpB: MTRTSFTLLRSATPPYIRPMEKRGTKSERAKDRPTAAPAQGKQERPRLMPPPEVSLGLEDFAAPADDQGLSLEELGQAYAAMLHQGADPYPQPGDPPSTPATTTTTTAEAAPTELEEPPRVIDGTDDDGCEITPRSILEAILFVGHPQGEPLTSTQIAALMRGVRTAEIDELVVELNEKYDELGTAYTIASIGAGYQLQLRSELSPLRDKFYGRVREAKLSQVAVDILAVVAYHQPISQEQIDKMRAKPCGGMLSQLVRRELLRVERDPTAGPKAKPKYVTTDRFLDLFGLESLAELPRSHDPEKSL, translated from the coding sequence ATGACGCGCACCAGTTTCACCTTGCTGCGAAGTGCCACGCCCCCCTATATTCGCCCCATGGAGAAGCGTGGAACGAAGTCCGAACGAGCGAAAGATCGCCCCACCGCAGCCCCGGCTCAGGGGAAGCAGGAGCGACCGCGGCTGATGCCTCCCCCCGAGGTCTCGCTGGGGCTCGAGGATTTTGCCGCGCCAGCCGATGATCAGGGGCTCAGCCTCGAGGAACTGGGGCAAGCTTATGCGGCGATGCTGCATCAGGGAGCCGATCCCTACCCACAGCCTGGCGATCCACCAAGCACCCCAGCGACCACGACAACCACCACAGCCGAGGCCGCGCCGACGGAGCTCGAAGAGCCTCCGCGGGTGATCGATGGGACCGACGACGATGGGTGCGAAATCACCCCCCGCAGCATTTTGGAGGCGATTTTGTTCGTCGGTCATCCGCAAGGAGAGCCACTCACGAGCACACAAATCGCAGCGCTGATGCGCGGCGTTCGAACTGCCGAAATCGACGAGCTGGTGGTCGAACTGAATGAAAAATACGACGAGCTCGGAACCGCTTACACCATTGCGTCGATCGGCGCCGGATATCAGTTGCAGTTGCGCAGCGAACTGAGCCCTCTACGCGACAAGTTCTATGGGCGTGTCCGCGAAGCAAAGCTATCGCAGGTGGCTGTCGATATCCTGGCAGTGGTGGCGTATCACCAGCCGATCTCGCAGGAACAGATCGACAAAATGCGTGCGAAACCTTGCGGCGGCATGCTTTCGCAGCTAGTGCGGCGCGAACTGTTGCGCGTCGAGCGCGATCCCACGGCGGGACCGAAAGCGAAGCCTAAATACGTGACGACCGATCGATTTCTCGATCTGTTTGGTCTCGAAAGCCTGGCTGAACTTCCGCGCAGCCACGACCCCGAAAAGTCACTCTGA
- a CDS encoding DUF1080 domain-containing protein: protein MRRYFPLMALGLALAITQVAMCADGNPAYTSASEAGVDYTMQGEYAGTDVEDHKWGAQVIALGDGQFDVIGYLGGLPGDGWKRGDEQKRGKGALKDGKVQVTGNEWTATIDGESLVVISGDGKEVAKLKKVNRESPTLGAKAPEGAIVLFDGTTADNFNNGKLIEEKLLAASNPESKQKLGDHTLHIEFRTPFMPKSRGQARGNSGVYLQSRYEVQVLDSFGLDGKDNECGGIYQASQPIVNMCLPPLAWQTYDIEFTSAKYEGDKKISNAKVTVKHNGVTIHEGLELKNGTPGRAKEGPENLGLYLQDHGNPVAFRNIWVVEKK, encoded by the coding sequence ATGCGTCGGTACTTTCCTCTGATGGCACTCGGCCTGGCACTTGCGATTACCCAAGTGGCGATGTGCGCCGATGGCAATCCCGCTTACACCTCGGCCAGTGAAGCTGGTGTCGACTACACGATGCAAGGCGAATACGCCGGCACCGACGTCGAAGATCACAAATGGGGCGCACAAGTGATTGCCCTCGGTGATGGCCAGTTCGATGTGATCGGGTATCTCGGCGGCCTCCCCGGCGACGGCTGGAAGCGTGGCGACGAACAGAAGCGTGGCAAAGGCGCGCTGAAAGATGGCAAGGTCCAAGTGACCGGCAACGAATGGACCGCCACGATTGATGGCGAAAGCCTCGTGGTGATCTCGGGCGACGGCAAAGAAGTTGCCAAGCTCAAGAAGGTGAACCGCGAGAGCCCCACCCTCGGCGCCAAGGCTCCTGAAGGAGCGATCGTGCTGTTCGATGGGACCACGGCCGACAACTTCAATAACGGCAAGCTGATCGAAGAAAAGCTCCTCGCCGCCTCCAATCCCGAAAGCAAGCAAAAGCTCGGCGATCACACGCTGCACATCGAGTTCCGCACCCCGTTCATGCCTAAGTCGCGCGGCCAAGCTCGCGGCAACAGCGGCGTCTATTTGCAGAGCCGCTACGAAGTGCAAGTCCTCGATTCGTTTGGACTCGATGGCAAAGACAACGAATGCGGCGGCATCTACCAAGCCTCGCAGCCGATCGTCAACATGTGCCTGCCACCGCTTGCTTGGCAAACTTACGACATCGAGTTCACCTCTGCCAAGTACGAAGGTGACAAGAAGATTTCCAACGCTAAGGTCACCGTGAAGCACAATGGTGTGACGATTCACGAAGGTCTCGAGCTGAAGAACGGCACTCCAGGTCGCGCCAAAGAAGGCCCTGAAAACCTCGGCCTCTACCTGCAAGATCACGGCAACCCGGTCGCCTTCCGCAACATTTGGGTGGTCGAGAAGAAATAG
- a CDS encoding DUF6655 family protein, translated as MGFLVCLVLATGCGITRSRIATEQMVVADAVDRAVAQVDFSPLAGQKVFFDTKYLPPKALSPASSANVEYVISSLRQQMMSYDLRLQDKLEDADVIVEARLGVMGNDGNEVTYGVPGSAALGTASLLAGSPAAIPSLPELSFGRRNHQRGAAKIGVFAYDRQTREPMWKAGVASGSSEARDLWILGLGPYQRGPVYGKAKAKPIDRLITTTPSNAFAESPALEAYQDATVFKRLEDKQMETAIAQQQNFAPVIKPQLPSEEAVKQENPIANASHQQPIPAGGSAHPAAIAPPAAPSPMPPTPAPQAAGMGGGN; from the coding sequence GTGGGATTTCTCGTTTGCCTTGTGCTGGCAACAGGTTGTGGCATCACTCGCTCGCGTATCGCCACCGAACAAATGGTGGTGGCCGATGCGGTCGATCGAGCGGTGGCCCAGGTCGATTTCAGTCCGCTGGCGGGCCAAAAAGTGTTCTTCGATACGAAGTATCTCCCTCCTAAGGCTCTTTCGCCTGCCAGCAGCGCCAATGTCGAATATGTAATCAGTTCGCTGCGTCAGCAGATGATGTCGTACGATCTGCGGCTGCAAGACAAGCTCGAAGATGCCGACGTGATTGTCGAAGCGCGACTCGGCGTGATGGGGAACGACGGCAACGAAGTGACCTATGGTGTCCCGGGAAGCGCGGCACTAGGAACAGCGTCGCTACTGGCAGGGAGCCCCGCTGCGATCCCTTCGCTGCCGGAACTTTCGTTCGGCCGGCGTAACCATCAGCGTGGCGCCGCGAAGATTGGTGTGTTTGCCTACGACCGCCAAACGCGCGAGCCGATGTGGAAAGCAGGAGTGGCGAGTGGTTCGAGCGAAGCCCGCGACCTCTGGATTTTAGGGCTCGGTCCTTATCAGCGTGGTCCGGTTTATGGCAAAGCGAAAGCCAAGCCGATCGATCGCCTGATCACCACCACGCCGTCAAACGCGTTTGCCGAATCTCCTGCGCTCGAGGCTTATCAAGATGCAACAGTCTTCAAGCGTCTGGAAGATAAGCAGATGGAAACAGCGATTGCTCAGCAGCAGAACTTCGCGCCGGTCATCAAACCACAACTTCCGAGCGAAGAAGCGGTGAAGCAAGAGAATCCGATCGCCAACGCTTCGCATCAACAGCCAATACCTGCCGGTGGCAGCGCTCATCCCGCCGCGATCGCGCCCCCAGCCGCACCGAGCCCGATGCCACCTACACCCGCTCCCCAAGCCGCTGGCATGGGTGGCGGCAACTAG
- a CDS encoding SLATT domain-containing protein — translation MSYSADQIDILARDWFRRCRESQMAHFEYGSRLEAYHTFLGVPSVALSTIAGTAAAGSIAGTEEAFLLEVATVILSLSAATLTSLQTFLNLPDRVAKHRAAGAAYSALRRELEIFKMLPPESGSTREFFEGIRKRMDELSANAPGIPSSFKAEVDKKLQSEMYPRIFSFPASPPATTG, via the coding sequence ATGTCCTACTCCGCCGACCAAATTGACATCCTAGCCCGCGACTGGTTTCGACGTTGTCGCGAGAGCCAAATGGCGCATTTTGAGTATGGCAGCCGACTAGAGGCTTACCACACGTTTTTAGGTGTCCCGTCGGTCGCACTCTCAACGATCGCAGGCACCGCTGCTGCTGGCTCAATCGCAGGAACCGAAGAAGCCTTCTTACTCGAAGTTGCCACGGTGATCCTGAGTTTGTCAGCCGCGACACTAACTTCCCTCCAGACGTTTTTAAATCTTCCCGATCGCGTAGCCAAACATCGGGCTGCTGGTGCTGCCTACAGTGCCCTCCGACGAGAACTCGAGATCTTCAAAATGCTCCCTCCAGAATCGGGGAGTACGCGAGAATTCTTTGAAGGAATCCGAAAGCGTATGGATGAACTTTCCGCTAACGCTCCCGGAATTCCATCCTCGTTCAAAGCTGAGGTCGACAAAAAACTGCAGAGCGAGATGTATCCACGCATCTTCTCGTTTCCTGCATCGCCTCCAGCAACAACCGGCTAG
- a CDS encoding acyl carrier protein: protein MSISSRTPEGTPHRCPVCRQETAIESSTHGDACCPDCGTLLWWFRDKAPNHEVLLSTSFESLEIDSLAMAELVMQLEEHFDIDVPPGDAEHILTVEDAIRYIRQYRADT, encoded by the coding sequence ATGAGTATCTCGTCGCGAACCCCCGAAGGAACGCCTCATCGCTGTCCCGTATGCCGACAAGAGACGGCCATCGAATCGTCGACACATGGCGATGCATGTTGCCCTGACTGCGGCACACTCCTCTGGTGGTTTCGTGATAAAGCACCGAACCACGAGGTTTTGCTATCCACTAGTTTCGAGTCGCTCGAAATCGATTCCCTAGCGATGGCGGAACTGGTGATGCAATTAGAGGAACACTTCGATATCGATGTTCCTCCCGGCGATGCGGAGCACATCCTCACGGTCGAAGATGCTATTCGCTACATCCGGCAGTATCGCGCCGACACCTAA
- a CDS encoding S1 RNA-binding domain-containing protein, with protein sequence MSTDPSNSSSASDASASGPLGARRGPLPVGQRKPTGDRPKSEASSSDQPAGDAELSAQAQEVADDAARDKQARKAKQNYGPKPAIEIANRRAPLSADLQAEIDEALGGLSLNELVSDGGLATKASTVETDSQHRAQVVEIHGDNVFFALGGKNQGVASLRSFATPPEVGSMLDVVVNSFNTEDNLYEVSVAGGKLVAGNWSDIREGGLVDAKIVAANTGGLECEIAGGVRGFIPASQAGLYRVENLGDLVGQRITCVITEANERRGNVVLSRRAVLEREKESAKKELMASIAIGDMREGVVRKIQDFGAFVDMGGIDGLIHISQMSWDRIKHPSEILTEGQKVRVRIEKIDPETGKIGLSLRNQQEHPWTGIDQKFPVGSIVKGTVSRLAAFGAFVKLSPGVEGLIHISELAHNRVYAVQNVVKEGQEVEVKILTVSAEDQRISLSLKATLQAPAKSEKTKAEAAPEVDEPPRAPVVPKRSGPLKGGAGKSGGGGEAFGLKW encoded by the coding sequence ATGTCGACCGATCCCTCGAATTCCTCTTCCGCTTCCGATGCTTCCGCCTCTGGTCCGCTGGGCGCGCGGCGCGGTCCTCTTCCGGTCGGTCAGCGTAAGCCAACGGGCGACCGACCCAAATCAGAGGCCTCCTCGTCCGACCAACCAGCAGGCGACGCTGAACTCTCGGCCCAGGCCCAGGAAGTGGCCGACGATGCTGCCCGCGATAAGCAGGCCCGCAAAGCGAAGCAAAACTACGGCCCCAAGCCGGCCATCGAAATTGCCAATCGTCGCGCACCTCTGTCGGCTGATTTGCAAGCCGAGATCGATGAAGCGCTCGGCGGACTCTCGCTCAACGAACTGGTGAGCGATGGTGGGCTTGCCACGAAGGCGAGCACCGTCGAAACCGATTCGCAGCATCGGGCGCAAGTGGTCGAGATTCATGGCGACAACGTCTTCTTCGCCCTCGGCGGCAAGAACCAAGGGGTCGCCTCGCTCCGCTCGTTCGCGACTCCTCCGGAAGTCGGTTCGATGCTCGATGTGGTCGTGAATTCGTTCAACACAGAAGACAATCTTTACGAAGTTTCGGTCGCTGGCGGCAAATTGGTGGCTGGCAACTGGTCCGACATCCGCGAAGGTGGATTGGTCGATGCCAAGATCGTCGCCGCCAACACCGGTGGTCTGGAATGCGAAATCGCCGGTGGTGTGCGCGGCTTTATTCCTGCGAGCCAAGCTGGCCTCTATCGCGTCGAGAACCTCGGCGATTTGGTGGGGCAGCGGATCACCTGCGTGATCACCGAAGCCAATGAGCGCCGCGGTAACGTGGTGCTCTCGCGCCGGGCAGTGCTCGAGCGTGAGAAGGAATCGGCCAAGAAGGAACTGATGGCATCGATCGCCATTGGCGACATGCGTGAAGGTGTGGTTCGCAAGATCCAAGACTTCGGCGCGTTCGTCGATATGGGTGGGATCGATGGCCTGATTCACATCAGCCAAATGAGCTGGGATCGCATCAAGCATCCGAGCGAGATTCTCACCGAAGGTCAAAAGGTGCGCGTCCGGATCGAGAAGATCGATCCCGAAACGGGCAAGATCGGACTTTCGCTCCGGAATCAGCAGGAACATCCGTGGACCGGAATTGATCAGAAATTTCCGGTCGGCAGCATCGTCAAGGGGACCGTTTCGCGACTCGCCGCTTTCGGCGCGTTTGTAAAATTGTCGCCTGGTGTCGAAGGCTTGATCCACATCTCGGAGCTGGCTCACAACCGCGTGTATGCCGTGCAAAACGTGGTGAAAGAGGGGCAAGAGGTCGAGGTGAAGATCTTGACCGTCAGCGCCGAGGATCAGCGGATCTCGCTGTCGCTTAAGGCCACACTGCAAGCTCCTGCCAAGTCGGAAAAGACGAAGGCCGAAGCAGCTCCCGAAGTCGACGAACCACCACGTGCCCCGGTCGTTCCCAAACGCTCGGGACCTCTCAAGGGTGGCGCTGGGAAGAGTGGCGGTGGGGGCGAAGCGTTCGGTCTGAAGTGGTAG
- a CDS encoding TIGR00645 family protein: MTSRLERLIENSIFASRWLQMPLYLGLIVASCLYCYKFVMEVVHLCMEVNQLTEEAMLLAILGLVDVSMVLNLVYVVIIGGYTMFISKIDLDSHPDRPEWLDHTNANTLKIKLAASLVGVSGIHLLKTFIELGHILRTGGQEAHSHAESTHHASEMVEQAAVAIQNVEAMQHPENLVMWQVIIHATFLFSAIALALTERMLHPPVASHSSSGESH, encoded by the coding sequence ATGACAAGCCGTTTAGAACGATTGATCGAGAATTCGATTTTTGCGAGCCGTTGGCTACAGATGCCGCTGTACCTCGGGTTGATCGTAGCATCCTGCCTCTACTGCTATAAGTTCGTGATGGAAGTGGTGCACCTTTGTATGGAGGTGAACCAGCTCACCGAAGAGGCGATGCTGCTCGCGATTCTCGGGCTCGTAGACGTTTCGATGGTGCTCAATCTGGTGTACGTAGTGATCATCGGCGGCTATACGATGTTCATTAGCAAGATCGATCTCGATTCTCATCCTGATCGGCCCGAGTGGCTCGATCACACCAATGCGAACACGCTGAAGATCAAACTGGCCGCGTCACTCGTAGGGGTCTCGGGTATTCATCTCCTCAAGACCTTTATCGAACTCGGGCATATCTTACGCACTGGTGGCCAGGAAGCTCACTCGCATGCAGAGTCGACCCACCACGCATCGGAGATGGTCGAGCAGGCGGCTGTTGCCATTCAAAACGTCGAAGCGATGCAGCATCCCGAGAATCTGGTGATGTGGCAAGTAATCATCCATGCCACCTTCCTTTTCTCCGCTATTGCCTTAGCACTTACCGAGCGGATGCTCCATCCACCAGTAGCCAGCCACAGCAGTAGTGGCGAGAGCCACTAG
- a CDS encoding AAA family ATPase: MAKKQTASITTSEVTAAPLKTSELRAPAEVPYAVEIEALIAHDTHPRPPGWKMSARAVHTYLCGGKAGSCEISPKYIGFPRLVEIAIATLVTDRALLLIGEPGTAKSWLSEHLAAAINGDSTKVVQGTAGTTEEQIRYTWNYAMLIAQGPSEQSLIKSPIYRAMEEGSLARFEEITRCASEVQDAMISLLSEKRLAVPELARDVAAQKGFSIIATANTRDRGVNDMSAALKRRFNIVVLPTPSSLATEVEIVRKRVRELATSLELRAELPTDEAVERVVTIFRELRTGQTLDGKSKLKSPSGVLSTAEAISVLAGSMALAANFGTGEVLPDDLAAGLQGAIVKDEEKDAAVWKEYLTNVMKKRDSEWQQLHHACSEHNS; this comes from the coding sequence ATGGCTAAGAAACAAACGGCTTCGATTACCACTTCGGAGGTCACAGCTGCGCCACTGAAAACGAGCGAACTTCGCGCGCCAGCGGAGGTGCCTTACGCCGTAGAGATCGAAGCACTCATCGCTCACGATACCCACCCTCGTCCACCCGGCTGGAAAATGTCGGCCCGTGCGGTGCACACTTATTTATGTGGCGGAAAAGCAGGAAGCTGCGAGATTTCCCCTAAATACATCGGCTTTCCACGACTCGTGGAAATCGCGATTGCTACGCTGGTGACCGATCGCGCTCTGCTGCTCATCGGTGAGCCGGGAACTGCCAAAAGTTGGCTCTCGGAGCATCTGGCCGCCGCCATCAACGGCGATTCCACCAAAGTGGTGCAGGGGACTGCTGGTACGACCGAAGAGCAGATCCGCTACACCTGGAACTACGCGATGCTGATCGCGCAAGGACCCAGTGAGCAGTCGCTCATCAAAAGTCCGATCTATCGCGCGATGGAAGAGGGCTCACTCGCTCGCTTCGAAGAAATCACGCGCTGCGCTTCCGAAGTGCAAGATGCGATGATCTCGCTCCTCTCGGAAAAACGCCTCGCCGTGCCTGAACTCGCCCGCGATGTGGCTGCGCAAAAAGGATTCTCGATCATCGCTACCGCCAACACGCGCGATCGGGGTGTCAACGACATGTCGGCCGCTCTCAAGCGTCGCTTCAACATTGTCGTCCTCCCGACACCCTCTTCCCTGGCGACCGAAGTGGAGATCGTGCGTAAACGAGTGCGAGAACTTGCGACGAGCCTCGAACTGCGCGCCGAACTTCCGACCGATGAAGCGGTCGAACGTGTCGTGACGATTTTCCGCGAGCTTCGAACGGGGCAAACGCTCGATGGCAAGAGCAAGCTCAAGTCCCCCAGTGGGGTTCTCAGCACGGCAGAAGCGATTTCAGTGCTCGCCGGAAGCATGGCACTCGCCGCCAATTTTGGAACGGGCGAAGTCTTGCCTGATGATCTTGCTGCCGGACTACAAGGGGCGATCGTCAAGGACGAAGAGAAAGATGCTGCCGTTTGGAAAGAGTACCTCACGAACGTGATGAAGAAGCGCGACAGCGAGTGGCAACAGCTGCACCACGCTTGCTCGGAGCATAACTCGTGA
- a CDS encoding SWIM zinc finger family protein, translating to MISIDDAFITAAAPNADAVKNGRALALKKKFTELCISADETLLFGYCQGSGKEPYLCSADFQFPTAAVYRCSCPSRQFPCKHSIGLLIAYAAGEKFTSAEIPATIAAKREKVAERVEKKKVEETKPRKVNKSALAKKFQAQIDGLEILERLAFDHMRQGLGNVTEAAADEVQTKISPQLATGYLPEAQVMLDRYAQLFTSAAGASRRSRKRKPDEEVSDDARFTLALEQLTKLGALARQGKAYLQSRIDNPEKLPDTESNIAMLTGQIWQLRELKELGLVETNVELMQLAFHTHDDAARKAFVDVGTWINLTSGKIQVTQNFRPYKAAKMIPADDSFARVAVVAELAVYPGTMNPRVRWEAYEARIVEPRDYQRIFELAASDFSAVVKEVKNHLRQPLTDHNPVFALKFARIGKIGEALIVEDAKQNRLLLTDESDLSESPSCELLSLLPPAALEGKVLVARFSYDIDAGLLTAKPLSIVTHDELIRLTV from the coding sequence ATGATTTCGATCGACGATGCGTTCATCACGGCAGCCGCACCCAATGCCGACGCCGTGAAGAATGGCCGTGCTCTGGCCCTGAAAAAGAAGTTCACCGAACTTTGCATTTCTGCTGACGAAACGCTGCTGTTTGGTTACTGCCAAGGGAGTGGCAAGGAGCCTTACCTCTGCAGCGCCGATTTCCAGTTTCCGACGGCAGCCGTCTACCGTTGCAGCTGTCCGAGCCGTCAATTTCCTTGCAAGCATTCGATTGGTTTACTGATTGCCTACGCTGCGGGAGAGAAGTTCACGTCGGCTGAGATCCCTGCAACGATCGCTGCCAAACGGGAAAAAGTGGCCGAGCGGGTGGAGAAGAAAAAGGTCGAGGAGACAAAGCCTCGCAAGGTGAACAAGTCGGCGCTTGCCAAAAAGTTTCAAGCGCAGATCGATGGCCTCGAGATCCTCGAGCGACTCGCTTTCGACCACATGCGCCAAGGGCTTGGGAATGTCACCGAGGCTGCAGCGGACGAAGTGCAAACCAAAATCTCACCGCAGCTCGCCACCGGCTATCTGCCCGAAGCGCAGGTGATGCTCGATCGCTACGCGCAGCTCTTCACAAGTGCGGCAGGTGCTTCGCGTCGCTCGCGCAAGAGGAAACCGGACGAGGAAGTGAGCGATGATGCCCGTTTCACGCTGGCCCTTGAGCAACTCACCAAGCTTGGCGCACTCGCGCGACAAGGGAAGGCCTATCTGCAAAGCCGCATCGACAACCCGGAGAAGCTGCCCGATACCGAATCGAACATCGCGATGCTCACGGGGCAAATCTGGCAGCTGCGCGAACTCAAAGAGTTGGGACTGGTCGAGACCAACGTCGAACTGATGCAGCTCGCGTTTCACACACACGACGACGCAGCGCGGAAGGCTTTTGTCGACGTCGGCACTTGGATTAACCTCACAAGTGGGAAGATCCAAGTGACGCAGAATTTTCGTCCCTACAAAGCGGCGAAGATGATTCCGGCCGACGATAGTTTCGCGCGCGTTGCCGTGGTAGCTGAGCTCGCCGTCTATCCCGGTACGATGAACCCGCGCGTCCGCTGGGAAGCTTACGAGGCGCGCATCGTCGAGCCGCGCGACTATCAGCGCATCTTCGAGCTGGCGGCCTCCGATTTTTCAGCCGTCGTCAAAGAGGTGAAGAACCATTTGCGACAGCCGCTGACCGATCACAATCCCGTTTTTGCCTTGAAATTTGCCAGAATTGGCAAGATTGGAGAGGCATTGATTGTGGAAGATGCCAAGCAGAATCGGCTCCTACTTACCGACGAAAGCGATCTCAGCGAGTCCCCCAGCTGCGAGCTTCTGTCGCTCCTGCCACCTGCCGCTCTCGAAGGGAAGGTCCTCGTGGCGCGGTTCTCCTACGACATCGACGCGGGACTGCTCACCGCCAAGCCACTCTCGATCGTCACGCACGACGAACTGATTCGGCTGACGGTTTAG